Within Sorangiineae bacterium MSr11367, the genomic segment CGGGGATCCGCTCGAACCGGGCCAGCTCGTGAAGCGGAACCAGGTCGCCGTTTCCCGCGCGAAGGTCGACCGCGCGGAGCTGCTCCTCGGGCGCGGTCAGGGCACTGCCGCCCATGCCAAGGACGACGTTGATGCTCCGATCCACCGTCGCACCGCGCATCGAGCCGATCACGAGCCCGCTTCGACCCACCAGCCCGAGCGCATCGCCCACGTCGATGTGCGCCACGCCCAACTCGCGGGCCTTGGCGCGATCGACGCGAACGGCCAGCTGCGGTCCGGGGATCGTCGCGGTGGTGCCATGGTCGGTGGTGCCCGCGACGTGGCGCGCTTCGCCTTCGAGCTTCGACGCCGTCTCGGTGAGCACCGCGAGATCCGGTCCGCGCAGCACGTATTGCACGACCGCGGCGTCGGTGCCGCTTCCACCGAGATCGTTCACCGGGTAGACGAAGGAGAGTCCACCCGCGTAATGACCGTCCGGCGCAATCTCGTTGCGCACACGCTGCATGGTCTCGGCCTGCGTGCCCGGCGCGTCCATCGCGACGTACAGGGTGGCCTCGTTGGGACCGCGCCCGGAGGCATCGCCGCGCGGGCTGCCGACCATCACGACCGTGCGGGCAACCCCTGGCAGCGATCGCACGGCCCGCGCGAGCCGCTCGGCGGTGAGCTCGGTGGCCTCGAGCGAGGTTCCGTCGTCGAGCCGCAGGTACATTTCGAAGCGGCCTTCGTCCTCGGCGGGGAGGAACGTCTTGGGGACGAACATCCCGAGCGGCACCGTGCTGGCCAAGGTCAAGGCCAGCGCCACGAGCACCGTGCGCCGGTGCAGCATGGCCCATGCGAGCATGCGCGTGTAGATCCGGTCGATGACCCCCGGGGCGTGATCCGAATCCGGCGCCTGCCGCTCGCCGCGTGCCCAAGCGCGGTAGACCTCGCGTTCATCGCGCGAAACTGGCAGCGGCGGTGCCTTTGCCTTGGGCTGGGCCGCCGTGCGCGGCAGCCAGCGCCCGCAGAGCATGGGCGTCAAGGTGAACGCGACGCCCATCGAGAGAAGGATCGAGACCGACATGGTCATGCCGAACGACGCGAGGAAGCGGCCGACCAGTCCGCCCATGAACGCAATGGGAAGGAACACGGCGACCAGCGACAACGTGGTGGCCAGAACCGCGAGGGCAATCTCGCGCGTGGCTTCCACCGCGGCCTTGTGCGGCGGCAGCCCGCTGGCTCGTATCACGCGGACGACGTTTTCCAGCACGACGATGGCATCGTCGATCACGATTCCGACCGCCAGGGTCAGCCCGAGCAAGGTCAGCATGTTGAGCGAGAGGCCGAGCGCCTTGACGACGGCAAAGGTGCCGATGACCGACGTCGGAATGGCCAGGCCCGCAATGATCGTGGCCCGCGCGCTGCGCAGGAAGAACAGAACCACGATGGCCGCGAACACGGCGCCGAGAACCAAGTGCTCTTGGACGGCGTGCAAGGAGGCGCGGACGTAGATGCCTTCGTCGCGAACCACGGTCAGCTCGACGTCGGCGGGCAGGCGACCGCGCAGCTCTTGGAGGCGCTCGTGGACGTCGTCGAGCACCCGCACGGTGTTCTCGCCGGTCTGCTTGACCAGGCCGAGCACCAGCGCCGACTCGCCGGAGACCAGCGCCGTCGCCGTCGGTGTCTCGATGCCGTCGGTCACGGTGGCGACGTCTTGCAGATGCACCGTCGCGTTGCCGCGCTTGGCCACCACGATGGCCGCGAGCTCGTCGCGCGAGCCGGCCTTGGCGTCGAGGCGTACCGGCAGCGAGCGATCGCCGGCCGCGAGCTCGCCACCGGCCACGACCAGGTTGTCGCGTGCGAGCGCGCTCGAGATGTCGGCCGGCGCGAGCCCGAACGACGCCAGGCGCACCGGATCGAGATCGACGCGGAGCGCGCGCTTGCGGGCTCCGAAGATGCGCACCTCGCCGATGCCTTTCACGGCTTGCAGCTCGCGCCGCAGGGTCGTCTCGGCCAGATCGGTCAGCCGCACGGTATCGACGGTTCCACCCGGGCTTCGCACGGAAAGGAGCAGCACCGGCGCGGCA encodes:
- a CDS encoding efflux RND transporter permease subunit — encoded protein: MKNDVIAVFVRRPVFTWVLALVTVVLGLAALQGLGLERYPNVDVPWISVTTLSPGLSAEQVETEVTARVETALGTVSGVERIDSMSQEGQSIVFAQFVLEKKSDVAAQEVRDRVARLGAELPMGVRSPQVEAFNPNAAPVLLLSVRSPGGTVDTVRLTDLAETTLRRELQAVKGIGEVRIFGARKRALRVDLDPVRLASFGLAPADISSALARDNLVVAGGELAAGDRSLPVRLDAKAGSRDELAAIVVAKRGNATVHLQDVATVTDGIETPTATALVSGESALVLGLVKQTGENTVRVLDDVHERLQELRGRLPADVELTVVRDEGIYVRASLHAVQEHLVLGAVFAAIVVLFFLRSARATIIAGLAIPTSVIGTFAVVKALGLSLNMLTLLGLTLAVGIVIDDAIVVLENVVRVIRASGLPPHKAAVEATREIALAVLATTLSLVAVFLPIAFMGGLVGRFLASFGMTMSVSILLSMGVAFTLTPMLCGRWLPRTAAQPKAKAPPLPVSRDEREVYRAWARGERQAPDSDHAPGVIDRIYTRMLAWAMLHRRTVLVALALTLASTVPLGMFVPKTFLPAEDEGRFEMYLRLDDGTSLEATELTAERLARAVRSLPGVARTVVMVGSPRGDASGRGPNEATLYVAMDAPGTQAETMQRVRNEIAPDGHYAGGLSFVYPVNDLGGSGTDAAVVQYVLRGPDLAVLTETASKLEGEARHVAGTTDHGTTATIPGPQLAVRVDRAKARELGVAHIDVGDALGLVGRSGLVIGSMRGATVDRSINVVLGMGGSALTAPEEQLRAVDLRAGNGDLVPLHELARFERIPAPGQIRHVNRERQVTVFMNALPGVGEDDVVTALDVAYARLGAPPGYRAEVVGNARELEKAAAAFLLAATLSVVFMYLVLAAQFESWLVPVTILLSLPLTVPFALLSLGVAGQTLNVFSALGMLVLFGIVKKNSILQVDHTLALEREGHSRPDAVMIANLHRLRPILMTTFAFVAGLVPLVIASGAGAGTNRAIGIGVLGGQTLSLLLTLLATPVVFTLLEDLRAFTVRVGGRLRGLMPWRAKVPAPPPPSSPNMEPS